Proteins encoded by one window of Candidatus Nezhaarchaeota archaeon:
- a CDS encoding aldehyde ferredoxin oxidoreductase family protein, whose product MKVGGYMGKIARIDLTKRSIKVQEPTRELVMDYIGGRGWGAKILWDEVPRGVDPLSPDNKVVIATGPVTGTYFTGTGKVTLCSKSPLTGAYGDSNVGGRFGVELKQAGFDALILEGVSSDPVYITIIDGDISIERASHLWGLGSIETEEALKRDLNDDYISCLTIGPAGENKVYFACVNSDFGRQAGRTGIGAVLGFKKVKAIVALGTSDIPVYDVDSMIEVAQEAYEYCFKSEAQSMWIRQGTMQLILWSNENSALPTRNMSDAIYEKAEMISGDAMEKRVKIGNHGCFGCAMPCGQLSKVKEGKYIGTVVEGPEYETAAMIGSNCALNSIEEVVWLNRICDELGLDSISTGSVIAFAIECKRRGLLKGVEADYGDADGIAKLIEDIVYRRGIGNLLAQGTKRVAEALGGDALKIAMQVKGLEISAYESRAAPAMALAYGTCDIGAHHNRAWAITYDIKVGRTLYTPDKARWVIYLQHVRSLFDMLTCCRLPWVELSLPLKYYERLYRAVTGIDYRFEDLLIAAERVYNLTRCFWLREYPRMDSSWDYPPPRWFEESLPSGPFKGVKLDRAEYTKLLMEYYKLRGWNEEGRPTIAKLKSLGLSFVINELMEAGVNLS is encoded by the coding sequence ATGAAGGTAGGAGGTTACATGGGTAAAATAGCGCGAATTGATTTAACTAAAAGGAGCATTAAGGTTCAAGAACCAACCCGCGAGCTTGTAATGGATTACATTGGTGGTAGAGGTTGGGGGGCAAAGATACTTTGGGATGAGGTCCCTAGAGGTGTTGATCCACTCTCACCCGATAACAAGGTTGTAATAGCGACAGGTCCTGTTACTGGCACGTACTTTACTGGGACTGGGAAGGTTACTCTGTGCTCTAAAAGCCCTTTAACTGGAGCTTATGGTGATAGCAATGTTGGTGGCAGATTTGGTGTCGAGCTTAAGCAAGCCGGTTTTGACGCATTAATCCTCGAGGGGGTAAGTAGCGACCCGGTTTACATAACGATCATTGATGGTGACATAAGTATCGAGAGGGCCTCGCACCTTTGGGGGTTAGGCTCAATAGAGACTGAAGAGGCGCTAAAGAGGGACTTAAACGATGACTACATATCCTGCTTAACGATAGGTCCAGCTGGCGAGAATAAGGTCTACTTTGCTTGTGTGAATTCAGACTTTGGGAGGCAAGCTGGCAGGACTGGTATTGGTGCAGTTTTGGGCTTTAAGAAGGTTAAGGCTATCGTCGCATTAGGGACGTCGGACATACCAGTATACGACGTGGATTCGATGATCGAAGTTGCTCAAGAAGCTTATGAATACTGCTTTAAGAGCGAAGCCCAAAGCATGTGGATTAGGCAGGGGACCATGCAGCTTATTCTTTGGAGTAATGAGAACTCAGCCTTACCCACTAGGAACATGAGTGATGCTATTTATGAGAAGGCTGAGATGATAAGTGGCGATGCGATGGAGAAGCGGGTTAAAATAGGGAATCACGGATGTTTCGGTTGTGCAATGCCATGTGGTCAACTCTCTAAGGTCAAGGAGGGTAAGTATATTGGCACGGTGGTTGAAGGACCGGAATATGAAACTGCAGCCATGATAGGCAGCAACTGCGCGTTAAATAGCATCGAAGAGGTTGTTTGGCTTAATAGGATTTGCGATGAGCTGGGGCTTGATAGCATATCAACAGGTAGCGTGATAGCATTCGCCATTGAGTGTAAGAGGAGAGGACTCTTAAAGGGGGTTGAGGCTGACTATGGCGATGCTGACGGAATAGCTAAGCTGATAGAGGACATAGTGTATAGGAGAGGCATAGGAAATCTTCTAGCTCAAGGGACTAAAAGGGTCGCTGAAGCTCTCGGAGGTGATGCCCTTAAAATAGCGATGCAAGTTAAGGGGCTTGAAATCTCAGCGTATGAAAGTAGGGCTGCTCCTGCGATGGCCTTAGCATATGGTACTTGTGATATAGGAGCCCACCACAACAGGGCTTGGGCCATAACTTATGATATTAAAGTTGGGAGGACGCTCTATACTCCTGACAAGGCGAGGTGGGTCATTTACTTACAGCATGTGAGGTCACTATTTGATATGTTGACTTGCTGTAGATTACCTTGGGTCGAGCTTTCACTACCATTGAAGTACTATGAGAGGCTTTATAGAGCGGTTACAGGGATAGATTATCGATTTGAGGACTTATTAATTGCTGCTGAGCGTGTTTATAATCTAACAAGGTGTTTTTGGCTTAGAGAGTATCCGCGCATGGATAGTTCATGGGATTACCCCCCTCCCAGATGGTTTGAAGAGTCCTTGCCTTCAGGTCCCTTTAAGGGTGTCAAGTTAGATAGAGCTGAGTACACCAAACTCCTTATGGAATACTACAAGTTAAGAGGGTGGAACGAAGAGGGTAGACCAACAATAGCTAAGCTTAAGAGCCTTGGTCTAAGCTTTGTCATAAACGAGCTAATGGAAGCTGGTGTCAATCTGTCGTAG
- a CDS encoding 4Fe-4S dicluster domain-containing protein encodes MKRLIVYEESCSVCGVCELTCSLRHFKVNNPKKAMIRTKMVLSKDDVRIKVYVCRLCDEKPCIKACPSNAIKFNGSWIEVDEDLCTLCKACMPSCPYQAIFFHKDIGRPLICDLCGGEPQCVVMCPTKALDYV; translated from the coding sequence GTGAAGAGGCTCATAGTATACGAGGAAAGCTGCTCAGTATGTGGTGTATGTGAGTTAACGTGTTCCCTGAGACACTTTAAGGTTAATAATCCCAAGAAGGCAATGATACGCACTAAGATGGTCCTCTCAAAGGATGATGTCCGAATTAAGGTCTATGTGTGTAGGCTTTGTGATGAGAAACCTTGCATTAAGGCTTGTCCTAGCAATGCCATAAAGTTTAATGGCTCCTGGATTGAGGTTGATGAAGATCTATGTACACTATGCAAAGCTTGTATGCCTTCGTGCCCCTATCAGGCAATATTCTTTCATAAGGACATAGGTAGACCGTTAATATGCGACCTTTGTGGAGGTGAACCTCAATGTGTCGTAATGTGTCCGACGAAAGCCCTAGACTATGTTTAA
- the gatC gene encoding Asp-tRNA(Asn)/Glu-tRNA(Gln) amidotransferase subunit GatC, whose protein sequence is MTEAKEIKITPELLDYLSKLAKIKLREDEKAVFLKDLNRILEYFSILDEVEASDVEPAFHVIGLSNIARDDEVGGEPLTQDEALLNAPHKEEGYIKAPRMV, encoded by the coding sequence ATGACTGAGGCTAAAGAAATTAAGATAACGCCTGAATTACTTGACTACTTATCTAAACTTGCTAAGATAAAGCTGAGAGAGGATGAGAAAGCAGTTTTCCTCAAGGACTTAAACAGGATATTAGAATATTTCAGCATACTAGATGAAGTTGAAGCATCGGATGTTGAGCCAGCTTTTCACGTCATTGGCCTATCAAACATCGCTAGAGATGATGAGGTTGGTGGGGAGCCCTTAACGCAGGACGAAGCACTACTCAATGCTCCACACAAGGAGGAGGGTTACATTAAGGCCCCGAGGATGGTGTAA
- the gatA gene encoding Asp-tRNA(Asn)/Glu-tRNA(Gln) amidotransferase subunit GatA, with translation MVKISHLTAKQIASLVLAGSLSPLDVVERYLERIKKLNPTINAFINVAEEHAKRTAEELEKALKKGFRGKLAGVPIAIKDIISTKGIETTCASKILKGYVPPYDATVIKRLKAEGAIIIGKTNMDEFAMGSSTELSAYGPTRNPWNLERVAGGSSGGSAAAVAARMAPASLGSDTGGSIRCPAAFCNIVGLKPTYGTVSRYGLISYACSLEQIGPMTIDVEDCALLMDIISGRDGFDSTLIDYKFKWDPGSVKGLKIAVPREFFGEGTDERVADLVWKVIKLLESNGAVYEEVSMPLARYALACYYIIAMSEASSNLARYDGVRYGLPCNLSLPWHEAFSEVRSKGFGMEVERRIILGCFALSAGYYGRYYLKALKIRTMIRDNVLSLFRKFDVIATPTTPFPPFKIGEKIGDPLSLYMADVDTVVANLTGVPAISVPAGFVDGLPVGAQFMANYCREDILLTIAKCVQDETKFNVYLPREAAI, from the coding sequence TTGGTAAAGATCTCACACTTAACTGCTAAGCAGATAGCCTCTTTAGTTTTAGCAGGCTCTCTATCGCCCCTTGACGTTGTAGAGAGGTACTTAGAGAGAATAAAAAAGCTAAATCCGACAATAAATGCCTTCATAAACGTAGCTGAAGAGCATGCAAAGAGAACTGCTGAGGAACTTGAGAAGGCCTTGAAAAAGGGGTTTAGGGGTAAGCTGGCAGGAGTTCCAATAGCAATAAAAGACATAATTTCAACAAAAGGGATTGAAACGACCTGTGCCTCAAAAATACTAAAGGGTTACGTGCCCCCTTATGACGCAACAGTCATCAAGAGACTCAAGGCTGAGGGAGCCATAATAATCGGTAAGACGAACATGGATGAGTTCGCTATGGGCTCTTCAACAGAGCTTAGCGCTTACGGTCCTACACGAAATCCCTGGAATTTAGAGAGGGTTGCTGGGGGGTCATCGGGGGGTAGTGCTGCAGCTGTTGCAGCTAGAATGGCTCCCGCATCATTAGGCTCAGATACTGGCGGCTCCATAAGGTGTCCAGCAGCATTCTGTAACATAGTTGGTCTTAAACCAACATATGGGACTGTTAGCAGGTATGGCTTGATATCTTATGCTTGTAGTTTAGAGCAGATAGGCCCCATGACAATAGATGTAGAGGACTGTGCACTTTTAATGGATATAATATCGGGAAGAGACGGGTTTGACTCAACTCTCATAGACTATAAATTTAAATGGGACCCCGGGAGCGTAAAGGGTTTGAAGATAGCTGTACCTAGAGAGTTTTTTGGTGAAGGAACTGACGAGAGAGTAGCCGACCTTGTCTGGAAGGTCATAAAGCTCTTGGAGTCCAATGGAGCAGTTTACGAAGAGGTCTCAATGCCACTAGCACGTTATGCGCTCGCATGCTACTACATAATAGCTATGTCGGAAGCTAGCTCAAACCTAGCTAGATACGACGGTGTTAGATACGGACTACCTTGCAACCTCTCCCTACCTTGGCATGAAGCTTTCTCAGAAGTTAGAAGTAAAGGGTTTGGAATGGAGGTTGAGAGGAGAATCATACTTGGGTGTTTTGCTCTATCAGCCGGCTATTATGGGAGGTATTACTTGAAGGCTTTGAAGATTAGGACCATGATAAGGGATAACGTCCTATCTTTATTTAGAAAGTTCGACGTCATAGCTACGCCAACTACACCATTCCCACCATTCAAAATAGGCGAAAAAATAGGAGATCCACTTAGCCTGTACATGGCTGACGTAGATACGGTAGTAGCAAACCTAACTGGAGTACCAGCAATATCGGTCCCAGCAGGCTTTGTGGACGGTCTACCAGTCGGTGCTCAGTTTATGGCTAACTACTGCCGCGAAGACATACTACTGACGATAGCTAAGTGTGTACAAGATGAGACAAAGTTTAACGTGTACCTACCCAGGGAGGCAGCCATATGA
- the gatB gene encoding Asp-tRNA(Asn)/Glu-tRNA(Gln) amidotransferase subunit GatB — MSEFKVKIGLECHCQITSLKTKLFCKCPADYRGKPPNTNVCPTCLGLPGTLPYLNMKAVEEAIKVALALNCKINKRMIFYRKNYFYPDLSKNFQISQYDYPLAVDGWVTIDVDGKDKIIRIKRVHLEEDPGRLVYRGGIDSSPYTLVDYNRMGVTLIEVVTEPDMEAPMEAKIFLQELRSILEHLGVSDGSLEGSMRCDANISIEGGSRVEIKNISSFKEVEKALSYEIIRQRSLLKRGAKVRRETRHWDEVRKITVALRAKEEEMDYRYFPEPDLVPIYLTDEMIERIRKHMPELPAVRKVRLVKQYGLTEYEARVLTSDKQLADFFEKLVSLHGKPKVDCSVVINELLRLLNEKNLEVRDLKFTPLEVSELLTMVDLGAISWKSAKYVLRRMVESGEHPKKIVELEGIRRISSVEEIERYVDIILNRYRDDVEAAIRDSKAIHRLVGEVLKETKMLADPKLTFEVVSKRIENLRRERQTSTSK; from the coding sequence ATGAGCGAGTTCAAGGTTAAAATAGGTCTTGAGTGTCACTGTCAAATAACGAGCTTAAAGACTAAACTATTCTGTAAATGTCCAGCGGACTACAGAGGTAAACCTCCTAACACGAATGTTTGTCCAACATGTCTTGGGCTACCTGGTACACTACCATACTTAAACATGAAAGCTGTGGAGGAAGCAATTAAAGTGGCTCTTGCGCTTAACTGTAAAATAAACAAGAGAATGATCTTTTATAGAAAGAACTACTTTTACCCCGATTTAAGCAAGAACTTCCAGATATCGCAATATGACTACCCACTTGCAGTTGACGGATGGGTAACAATAGATGTTGATGGCAAGGACAAGATCATCAGGATAAAGAGAGTACACTTAGAGGAAGACCCTGGAAGACTGGTCTATAGAGGTGGAATAGATTCATCACCATACACCCTGGTAGACTACAATAGAATGGGGGTAACACTCATAGAAGTTGTAACAGAACCAGACATGGAGGCCCCAATGGAAGCTAAGATATTTCTCCAAGAACTCAGATCCATACTGGAGCACTTGGGCGTCTCTGATGGAAGCTTAGAGGGATCAATGAGATGCGATGCGAACATATCGATTGAGGGAGGAAGTAGAGTTGAGATAAAGAACATATCATCATTCAAGGAAGTAGAGAAAGCATTGTCATACGAGATCATAAGACAACGAAGCCTACTAAAGAGGGGGGCAAAAGTGAGGAGAGAGACGAGACACTGGGATGAGGTCAGAAAGATAACTGTAGCATTGAGAGCGAAGGAGGAGGAGATGGACTATAGATACTTTCCAGAGCCTGACCTGGTCCCAATATACTTGACTGATGAAATGATAGAAAGGATTAGGAAGCACATGCCAGAGCTACCTGCCGTAAGGAAGGTGAGGCTCGTAAAGCAGTATGGTCTAACAGAGTACGAAGCGAGAGTATTGACCTCAGACAAGCAACTCGCAGACTTCTTTGAGAAGCTTGTGTCACTTCATGGGAAACCAAAGGTGGACTGTAGTGTCGTTATCAATGAGCTGCTAAGATTATTGAACGAGAAGAACCTAGAGGTGAGAGACTTGAAGTTCACGCCCCTTGAAGTATCTGAGCTGCTAACCATGGTAGACCTAGGCGCAATAAGCTGGAAATCGGCTAAGTACGTCTTGAGGAGAATGGTGGAGAGTGGAGAACACCCCAAGAAAATAGTTGAGCTCGAAGGTATACGTAGAATCTCAAGTGTGGAGGAGATAGAGAGATACGTCGACATCATTTTAAACCGCTATAGAGATGACGTTGAAGCAGCAATAAGAGATAGCAAAGCCATACACAGGCTTGTGGGCGAGGTGTTGAAGGAGACTAAAATGCTAGCAGATCCAAAGTTGACATTTGAGGTGGTCTCTAAGAGGATTGAGAACTTAAGGAGGGAGCGTCAGACCAGCACATCAAAATAA
- the mtxX gene encoding methanogenesis marker protein Mmp4/MtxX — protein MLSPTIPLQAKWLREKLLTEALKRSVTVALGVGAEREGYPEKVGHEARVAIERGIAKVKLVGAEEAIKKASRTCQDVEVVISSNPEAKIVEVLANGEVNAVVRGTLSAKKVMSELKRLFNIDVIHRIALLETYNGTAFLLAPVGIDEGNDVDDKMRLVEGGIKLLSVLGISPFVAILSGGRLEDYGRSFLVDETLNQAEELVKRIRRDLRIEAHHYGILIEDAVKSSNLVIAPNGMMGNMIFRVLTLIGGGRAFGAPVIDILPKVFVDVSRAMDSYLDSITLSAALVNMLHSSSHTM, from the coding sequence ATGCTGAGCCCAACTATACCGTTACAGGCCAAGTGGCTTAGGGAGAAGCTGCTTACTGAAGCTTTGAAGCGAAGTGTGACTGTCGCCTTAGGTGTGGGAGCTGAGAGGGAAGGCTACCCAGAGAAGGTGGGTCACGAAGCGCGCGTGGCTATAGAGCGTGGAATTGCTAAGGTAAAGCTCGTAGGAGCTGAAGAAGCTATTAAGAAGGCTTCTCGAACTTGTCAAGATGTTGAAGTGGTCATTTCAAGTAATCCAGAGGCTAAAATCGTTGAGGTGCTTGCTAACGGTGAGGTTAATGCTGTTGTGAGAGGTACTCTCTCAGCTAAAAAAGTTATGTCAGAGCTTAAGAGGTTGTTTAATATCGATGTGATACATAGAATAGCCTTACTTGAAACCTACAATGGCACGGCATTCCTCCTAGCTCCTGTTGGGATCGATGAGGGGAATGATGTTGATGATAAGATGAGGCTTGTTGAGGGGGGAATTAAACTACTGAGCGTTTTAGGGATAAGTCCGTTTGTGGCGATACTCTCTGGAGGTAGATTAGAGGACTATGGTAGAAGCTTCCTGGTGGACGAAACGCTAAATCAAGCTGAAGAGCTCGTTAAAAGGATTAGACGTGACCTTCGTATTGAGGCTCACCATTACGGCATCCTCATTGAGGATGCCGTTAAAAGTTCAAACTTAGTTATAGCCCCTAATGGAATGATGGGTAACATGATATTTAGGGTCCTCACATTGATAGGAGGGGGAAGGGCTTTCGGGGCGCCAGTCATTGACATTTTACCAAAGGTGTTTGTCGACGTCTCAAGAGCGATGGATAGCTACCTTGATTCAATAACTCTCTCAGCCGCCTTAGTCAACATGCTTCACTCAAGCAGCCATACCATGTAG
- a CDS encoding polyprenyl synthetase family protein — MRPFDAFVMKYGPQIEEEMMKFLNSKIRGVRDPRQKRVIEEIARFTMSGGKRIRPSLVVLGYAGSKGVIDGRIIKASISIELAHSYLLIHDDIMDRDELRRGRPTVWKVFEGLHKDAYGYEGATHYGFSMAIIAGDLAATYAIQALLQSEYEENAILRAVKLMQDVIEKTGYGQILDMALEKEPLSAVKEEDVLKVNELKTAVYTVEGPLKIGGILARADDDLLEAYSNYAIPVGIAFQLQDDVLGVFGDEAVVGKPVGSDIREGKRTLLVIKAWESATPEQRRVLEKVLGNREASREDIEAVRDIIRSSGALDYIKELALKLSSEGMAAIERADVSSDVKEILIDLAKVVVERVK; from the coding sequence ATGAGGCCCTTTGACGCCTTTGTGATGAAGTATGGTCCTCAAATCGAAGAGGAAATGATGAAGTTCTTAAACTCAAAGATTAGAGGTGTTCGTGATCCTAGGCAAAAACGTGTTATTGAGGAGATAGCAAGGTTCACAATGAGCGGTGGTAAGAGGATTAGACCTTCATTGGTAGTACTTGGTTATGCAGGTTCTAAAGGTGTAATTGATGGCAGGATAATAAAAGCCTCGATATCTATAGAACTTGCACACTCATACCTCCTGATACATGATGACATAATGGATAGGGATGAGCTTAGAAGAGGAAGGCCGACCGTATGGAAGGTCTTTGAGGGGCTCCACAAGGACGCATATGGGTATGAGGGTGCAACACATTACGGCTTCAGCATGGCCATAATAGCTGGCGATTTAGCTGCAACTTATGCCATCCAAGCTTTGCTTCAATCGGAGTATGAGGAGAACGCGATATTAAGGGCGGTGAAGTTGATGCAAGACGTTATAGAGAAAACCGGATATGGTCAAATACTCGACATGGCACTAGAGAAGGAACCTTTAAGTGCGGTTAAGGAGGAGGATGTGCTCAAGGTCAATGAGCTTAAGACTGCTGTGTACACGGTTGAAGGCCCCCTAAAGATTGGTGGCATCTTGGCAAGAGCAGATGACGATCTTTTAGAGGCATATTCCAATTACGCGATCCCTGTCGGTATAGCGTTTCAGCTACAAGATGATGTTTTAGGCGTTTTTGGTGATGAAGCAGTAGTTGGTAAGCCCGTTGGTTCAGATATAAGGGAGGGAAAGAGGACCCTCTTAGTCATTAAGGCTTGGGAGAGTGCTACACCTGAGCAGAGGAGAGTGTTGGAGAAGGTTTTAGGTAATAGGGAGGCATCGAGGGAGGATATTGAAGCTGTAAGAGACATAATAAGGTCTTCTGGAGCTCTTGACTACATTAAGGAGCTCGCACTAAAACTCTCGAGTGAGGGCATGGCGGCCATAGAGAGGGCAGATGTAAGCTCTGATGTTAAAGAGATCCTAATAGATCTTGCAAAGGTTGTTGTCGAAAGGGTAAAGTGA
- a CDS encoding DEAD/DEAH box helicase: MSEEIRGSLAKLGYAGPTEPQEKTIPLILSGKSVLIVAPTGTGKTEAAVLPVFDMMLNIKRAHNVQGVLCLYITPLRALNRDLWERLSKIAESIGLTIEVRHGDTPQHARRRQAHQPPDMMITTPETLQAILVGRVMRKRLANVRWIIIDEIHELVGDKRGAQLSIALERLKRLTGRKLQRIGLSATVGSIEIVRDFLAGSDSELEVVYIPMPREMQIIVDAPLNGEGANLASKLQVTPQIASTIAKMADEIRKHESVLVFTNTREASELLASRLAIVANDFKVRAHHGSLSREERIQAEREFKDGLVKSLVCTSSLELGIDVGSVDFIIQFTSPRQSTPLIQRVGRSGHKVGGVARGLIISYSSDDVIESAVLAKRALSNELEKLEVHECALDVLAHQIVGLVMDEASIDLEEAFNIVKRAYPYRNLTYEDFLEVIKFLEDRGIIRLRDSKIKWAGKITREYYFENISMIPDVKEFDVIALPERRKVGALDEEFVATKAGAMPSIILGGKVWKIIGVEESKVYVEPSDDIFGAIPAWIGELIPVPMDVALEVAEIRREIEELHKLGLDPKRPLKRYPLTEEAIEIALKDILDHLKRKLPLPTSKKIVVEGLGNYIVVHACLGSKANELLGMILTSMLSSSLALTINYRSDQYRILLISPRKIRASFVAKILSELEPNDIEPLAQRLMPSSDVYLWRLFHVAKRMGVVEKNANVKDFSKAHKLLLGTIVDKTARMEVLKDKFDVEGLKDFLERIKMGDVEITWLESEGQASPMAMPILNRYLPIEVELLRPGDKTLAEVVHDRLMERTVKLVCMYCGGWSTTRKVKYIPDDPKCPKCGAKYMAVTWPGDENIDKLLKKHLAGRLTRQEAEEFRKYQVSAGLVLTYGKKAVMVLAARGVGPQTASRILAKDARGDGTLYIDILEAEKTYIRTRMYWDES, translated from the coding sequence TTGAGTGAAGAGATCAGAGGCTCTTTAGCTAAATTAGGTTATGCTGGACCTACAGAGCCTCAGGAAAAGACCATTCCTTTAATACTTTCAGGAAAGAGTGTTCTGATAGTGGCTCCTACGGGAACAGGCAAGACTGAAGCTGCCGTGTTGCCTGTGTTTGACATGATGCTCAATATCAAGAGGGCTCATAACGTGCAAGGGGTACTATGTCTCTACATAACGCCTTTAAGAGCGCTAAACAGGGACTTATGGGAGAGGCTTTCAAAGATAGCTGAAAGCATTGGCTTGACCATAGAAGTTAGGCATGGAGATACACCCCAACATGCTCGGAGAAGACAGGCTCACCAGCCACCCGACATGATGATAACGACTCCAGAGACCCTTCAAGCTATACTCGTTGGTAGGGTCATGAGAAAGAGACTTGCAAACGTCAGGTGGATCATAATAGATGAGATACACGAACTAGTAGGGGATAAGAGGGGGGCCCAGCTCTCCATAGCCCTCGAGAGGTTAAAACGCTTAACCGGCAGGAAATTACAGAGGATCGGTCTTTCAGCCACTGTAGGCTCAATAGAGATTGTTAGAGACTTCCTTGCTGGGAGTGATAGCGAATTAGAGGTAGTTTACATCCCTATGCCTAGAGAGATGCAAATAATCGTTGACGCGCCGCTTAATGGTGAAGGTGCTAACTTAGCATCTAAACTCCAAGTCACACCACAAATCGCCTCAACAATAGCTAAGATGGCTGATGAGATAAGGAAGCACGAAAGTGTCCTGGTCTTCACGAACACGAGAGAAGCTAGCGAGCTACTTGCATCGCGCCTAGCAATCGTAGCAAATGACTTCAAGGTGAGAGCACACCATGGCTCCCTATCTAGAGAGGAGAGGATTCAAGCCGAAAGGGAGTTTAAAGATGGGCTGGTAAAGTCCTTAGTATGCACATCATCCTTAGAGCTTGGCATAGATGTGGGCTCTGTAGACTTTATAATCCAGTTCACGTCACCTCGGCAATCAACACCTCTAATTCAGAGAGTAGGTCGTTCAGGTCATAAAGTTGGAGGCGTAGCGAGAGGTCTCATAATATCCTACTCGTCTGATGACGTCATAGAGTCCGCCGTCCTCGCTAAAAGAGCTCTGAGCAATGAGCTTGAGAAGCTAGAAGTTCATGAGTGCGCACTTGACGTCCTAGCACACCAGATAGTAGGCCTTGTAATGGACGAGGCCTCCATAGACCTCGAAGAGGCCTTTAACATAGTTAAGAGGGCGTATCCATATAGGAACCTAACCTACGAAGACTTCCTTGAAGTAATAAAGTTTCTTGAAGATAGGGGAATCATAAGGTTAAGGGACTCTAAGATAAAGTGGGCGGGCAAGATCACAAGGGAGTACTACTTCGAGAATATCTCCATGATACCTGATGTAAAGGAGTTCGATGTGATAGCTCTGCCAGAAAGACGTAAGGTCGGAGCACTTGATGAAGAGTTTGTAGCTACTAAGGCCGGAGCTATGCCGAGCATAATTCTTGGCGGCAAAGTTTGGAAAATCATTGGGGTGGAAGAGTCTAAGGTCTACGTTGAGCCCTCAGATGATATTTTTGGGGCAATACCTGCGTGGATTGGAGAACTGATACCAGTACCCATGGACGTGGCTCTTGAGGTGGCAGAGATTAGAAGAGAGATCGAAGAACTGCATAAGTTAGGGCTCGACCCAAAACGCCCTCTAAAGAGGTACCCATTAACTGAGGAGGCTATTGAAATAGCCTTAAAGGACATCTTAGATCACTTAAAGCGTAAGCTGCCACTACCAACTAGCAAGAAGATAGTTGTTGAAGGTTTAGGGAACTACATAGTAGTTCATGCGTGCTTAGGCTCTAAGGCTAACGAGCTCTTAGGTATGATATTAACTTCAATGCTTAGTAGCTCGTTAGCCTTGACCATCAACTACAGGTCTGACCAGTACAGGATACTCTTAATTTCACCGAGGAAGATAAGAGCAAGTTTTGTAGCAAAAATCCTATCAGAGCTTGAGCCCAATGACATTGAACCATTAGCACAGAGATTGATGCCATCATCAGACGTCTACTTATGGAGGCTCTTCCACGTTGCAAAGCGAATGGGCGTAGTCGAGAAGAATGCAAATGTAAAGGACTTCTCTAAAGCTCACAAGCTATTACTGGGAACAATAGTTGATAAGACGGCTAGAATGGAGGTCTTAAAGGACAAGTTTGACGTTGAAGGGTTAAAAGACTTCTTAGAGAGAATAAAGATGGGCGATGTAGAGATAACGTGGCTTGAAAGCGAGGGGCAGGCATCACCAATGGCAATGCCCATACTAAACAGGTACCTACCAATCGAGGTTGAACTGTTAAGACCAGGTGATAAGACCCTTGCTGAAGTGGTTCATGATAGGCTGATGGAGAGAACGGTGAAGTTAGTATGCATGTACTGCGGAGGATGGTCAACAACGAGGAAGGTTAAGTACATTCCTGACGACCCAAAGTGTCCTAAGTGCGGAGCTAAGTACATGGCAGTAACGTGGCCCGGAGACGAGAACATTGACAAGCTACTAAAGAAGCACTTAGCAGGACGTCTAACTAGACAAGAAGCGGAGGAGTTTAGAAAGTACCAGGTGTCGGCGGGTCTAGTTTTAACGTATGGCAAGAAAGCAGTCATGGTCCTAGCGGCTAGAGGTGTGGGGCCTCAAACAGCTTCTAGAATCCTGGCTAAGGATGCAAGAGGTGATGGTACGCTCTACATCGATATTCTTGAGGCAGAAAAAACCTACATTAGGACTAGAATGTATTGGGATGAATCTTGA